AGGAGTACTACAACGTGTTAGTGGATTATTTACAAGACGAAACTTCAACATAGACAATATAACAGTAGGAAAAACAGACAACCATAAACTCTCAAGAATAACAATCAGAACCACAGGAGATGAAGCTGTACTTGAACAAATAACAAAACAACTAAACAAGCTAATTGAAGTAATTAAAGTACGCGAGTTATGTGATGAAAAAACAATAAAAAGACAACTAGCACTAATAAAAGTACACACACCAACAGATGATGTGAAATCTGAAGTAATACAATATGCTGAAATATTCCGAGGACACATAATAGATGTAAATCCAAAAACACTAACCATCCAAATAACCGGAGATAGTGAAAAAATACATGCATTCACAGATCTAATTAGACCTTATGGAATAAAAGAAGTAGTAAAAACAGGAATAGCTGCAATAAATCGCGGAGCAAAAACAATAT
Above is a genomic segment from Methanosphaera cuniculi containing:
- the ilvN gene encoding acetolactate synthase small subunit, which codes for MTKKDEKHTISILVENKPGVLQRVSGLFTRRNFNIDNITVGKTDNHKLSRITIRTTGDEAVLEQITKQLNKLIEVIKVRELCDEKTIKRQLALIKVHTPTDDVKSEVIQYAEIFRGHIIDVNPKTLTIQITGDSEKIHAFTDLIRPYGIKEVVKTGIAAINRGAKTI